The following are encoded together in the Erwinia sp. E602 genome:
- the acrB gene encoding multidrug efflux RND transporter permease subunit AcrB, with translation MAKFFIDRPIFAWVIAIIIMLAGALSILKLPIEQYPNVAPPAIEVTANYPGADAKTLQDSVTQVIEQNMNGIDGLMYMSSASDSSGSLQLTLTFESGTNADIAQVQVQNKLQLAMTLLPQEVQQQGIQVKKSSSSFLMVAGFINEDGTMTQNDIADYVGSNIKDPISRVPGVGDTQLFGSQYAMRIWMDPHKLNNYSLTPVDVIAAINTQNAQVAAGQLGGSPPVAGQQLNASIIAQTRLTSAEEFGKILLKVNTDGSRVLLKDVSHIELGGENYDIIARYNGKPASGLGIKLATGANALDTAAAVKAELAKLEPFFPSGLKVVYPYDTTPFVQISINEVVKTLVEAIVLVFLVMYLFLQNFRATLIPTIAVPVVLLGTFAIISAFGYSINTLTMFGMVLAIGLLVDDAIVVVENVERVMTEEGLPPKEATRKSMDQIQGALVGIALVLSAVFIPMAFFGGSTGVIYRQFSITIVSAMVLSVIVALVLTPALCATMLKPIAKGEHGKTTGFFGWFNRMFDKSTHHYTDSVGHIIRSTGRYLVLYLLIVVGMAVLFMRLPSSFLPEEDQGVFLTMAQLPAGATQERTQKVLDQVTDYYLNDEKATVNSVFTVNGFGFAGRGQNTGIAFVSLKPWEDRPGAENKVPAIAGRAFGALSSIRDAMVIPFNLPAIIELGTATGFDFQLVDQGGLGHEKLTAARNQLLGMIAQHPDTLVGVRPNGLEDTPQYKLTIDQEKAQAMGVSLSDINTTLRATWGGSYVNDFIDRGRVKKVYVMGEAPYRMLPKDIGNWYVRSSSGEMVSFDTFATGKWIYGSPRLERYNGLPSMELLGQPGPGKSSGDAMNLMEQLAGKLPSGIGYQWTGMSYQERLSGNQAPALYAISLIVVFLCLAALYESWSIPFSVMLVVPLGVVGALIFTTLRGLSNDVYFVVGLLTTIGLSAKNAILIVEFAKDLMEKEGKGLVEATLEAVRMRLRPILMTSLAFILGVLPLTISTGAGSGAQNAVGTGVMGGMVTATVLAIFFVPVFFVVVRRRFSKNKEDIEHSHPVKHP, from the coding sequence ATGGCTAAGTTTTTTATCGATCGCCCCATCTTTGCCTGGGTAATCGCCATCATTATTATGCTGGCGGGTGCGTTGTCGATTCTTAAACTGCCGATCGAGCAATATCCTAACGTTGCTCCACCGGCGATTGAGGTCACGGCAAACTACCCGGGTGCCGATGCAAAAACCCTGCAGGACTCCGTCACGCAGGTTATTGAACAAAACATGAACGGCATCGACGGTCTGATGTACATGAGCTCAGCCAGTGACTCCAGCGGATCGCTGCAGCTGACGCTGACCTTCGAGTCCGGGACCAACGCCGATATCGCCCAGGTGCAGGTGCAGAACAAACTGCAGCTGGCGATGACGCTGCTGCCGCAGGAAGTACAGCAGCAGGGGATTCAGGTTAAGAAATCCTCCAGCAGCTTCCTGATGGTGGCCGGCTTCATCAATGAAGACGGCACCATGACCCAGAACGACATCGCGGACTATGTCGGATCGAACATTAAAGATCCGATCAGCCGCGTGCCCGGCGTGGGTGATACCCAGCTGTTTGGTTCGCAGTACGCAATGCGTATCTGGATGGATCCGCACAAGCTGAACAACTACTCGCTGACCCCGGTCGACGTGATCGCCGCAATCAATACTCAGAACGCCCAGGTGGCGGCGGGTCAGCTGGGTGGGTCACCGCCGGTTGCCGGCCAGCAGCTTAACGCCTCAATCATTGCGCAGACCCGTCTGACCTCGGCAGAAGAGTTCGGTAAGATCCTGCTAAAGGTGAACACCGACGGTTCCCGCGTGTTGCTGAAAGACGTCTCGCACATTGAGCTGGGGGGTGAAAACTACGACATCATTGCCCGCTACAATGGCAAACCGGCTTCCGGCCTCGGGATCAAGCTGGCTACCGGCGCTAACGCACTGGATACCGCTGCGGCGGTGAAAGCCGAGCTGGCCAAGCTGGAACCCTTCTTCCCGTCAGGGCTGAAGGTGGTTTACCCGTATGACACCACGCCATTCGTGCAGATCTCCATTAACGAAGTGGTGAAAACCCTCGTCGAAGCGATCGTGCTGGTGTTCCTGGTGATGTACCTGTTCCTGCAGAACTTCCGTGCCACGCTTATTCCCACCATTGCGGTACCGGTGGTGCTGCTGGGGACATTTGCCATTATCAGTGCCTTTGGTTACTCGATAAACACCCTGACCATGTTTGGTATGGTGCTGGCGATCGGTCTGCTGGTGGATGACGCCATCGTGGTAGTAGAAAACGTTGAGCGTGTAATGACCGAAGAGGGCCTGCCGCCAAAAGAAGCTACCCGTAAGTCGATGGATCAGATCCAGGGCGCGCTGGTCGGTATTGCCCTGGTGCTGTCAGCGGTATTTATCCCGATGGCCTTCTTCGGCGGCTCGACCGGGGTTATCTATCGTCAGTTCTCGATCACCATTGTTTCGGCGATGGTGCTGTCGGTGATTGTCGCCCTGGTGCTGACCCCGGCGCTCTGTGCCACCATGCTGAAACCGATTGCCAAAGGCGAGCACGGTAAAACCACCGGTTTCTTCGGCTGGTTTAACCGCATGTTTGATAAGAGCACCCATCACTATACCGATAGCGTGGGCCATATCATTCGCAGTACCGGCCGCTATCTGGTGCTTTATCTGCTGATCGTGGTAGGCATGGCCGTGCTGTTTATGCGCCTGCCCTCCTCCTTCCTGCCGGAAGAAGATCAGGGGGTGTTCCTGACCATGGCCCAGCTGCCAGCGGGTGCAACGCAGGAGCGTACCCAGAAGGTGCTGGATCAGGTGACTGACTACTATCTGAACGATGAAAAAGCCACCGTAAACTCCGTGTTTACCGTTAACGGCTTTGGCTTCGCGGGTCGTGGCCAGAACACCGGTATTGCCTTTGTCAGCCTGAAACCGTGGGAAGATCGTCCGGGTGCCGAGAATAAAGTACCGGCCATTGCCGGGCGAGCCTTTGGTGCGCTGTCGTCAATCCGCGATGCAATGGTAATTCCGTTCAACCTGCCGGCGATTATTGAGCTGGGCACGGCGACCGGGTTTGACTTCCAGCTGGTCGATCAGGGTGGCCTTGGCCATGAAAAACTGACCGCGGCGCGTAACCAGCTGCTGGGAATGATTGCCCAGCATCCGGATACGCTGGTCGGCGTTCGTCCAAATGGGCTGGAAGATACGCCACAGTACAAGCTGACAATCGACCAGGAGAAAGCGCAGGCGATGGGGGTATCACTTTCCGATATCAACACCACGTTACGTGCTACCTGGGGCGGCTCCTACGTCAATGACTTTATTGACCGCGGCCGCGTGAAGAAAGTCTACGTAATGGGTGAAGCGCCTTACCGTATGCTGCCGAAGGATATCGGTAACTGGTACGTACGTTCCAGCAGCGGTGAGATGGTCTCCTTCGATACCTTCGCCACCGGTAAGTGGATCTACGGTTCTCCGCGTCTGGAGCGTTATAACGGCCTGCCGTCTATGGAGCTGTTAGGCCAGCCAGGCCCGGGCAAAAGCTCCGGTGATGCCATGAATCTGATGGAACAGCTGGCCGGCAAACTGCCTTCCGGTATTGGTTATCAGTGGACCGGTATGTCCTATCAGGAACGTCTGTCCGGTAACCAGGCTCCGGCACTGTATGCCATCTCGCTGATTGTGGTGTTCCTGTGCCTGGCAGCGCTGTACGAGAGCTGGTCAATTCCGTTCTCAGTAATGCTGGTGGTTCCGCTCGGGGTGGTCGGTGCGCTGATCTTTACCACGCTGCGTGGCCTGAGTAATGACGTCTACTTCGTGGTAGGGCTACTCACCACCATAGGACTATCGGCGAAGAACGCCATCCTGATCGTCGAGTTCGCTAAGGACCTGATGGAGAAGGAGGGCAAAGGCCTGGTTGAGGCCACGCTGGAAGCCGTCCGTATGCGTCTGCGTCCGATTCTGATGACCTCACTGGCATTTATCCTCGGGGTACTGCCGCTGACCATCAGCACCGGTGCCGGATCTGGCGCGCAGAACGCCGTCGGTACTGGCGTAATGGGCGGGATGGTGACTGCAACCGTCTTGGCGATCTTCTTCGTGCCGGTGTTCTTCGTGGTGGTTCGCCGCCGCTTTAGCAAAAATAAAGAAGACATTGAGCACAGCCATCCGGTGAAGCATCCGTAA
- a CDS encoding type B 50S ribosomal protein L31 translates to MKQGIHPAYRQVVFHDTTADAYFVVGSTIKTDRTIQHDGKEMPYVPLDVSSASHVYYTGKQKEFAKEGSAARFSQRFGGFLGAMKK, encoded by the coding sequence ATGAAACAGGGTATCCATCCTGCCTACCGCCAGGTGGTGTTCCATGACACCACGGCCGATGCTTACTTTGTGGTGGGTTCCACCATCAAAACCGACCGAACCATCCAGCACGACGGTAAAGAGATGCCCTACGTGCCGCTGGACGTCTCTTCCGCCTCACACGTTTACTACACCGGTAAACAGAAAGAGTTTGCTAAAGAAGGCAGCGCCGCACGCTTCAGCCAGCGGTTTGGCGGTTTTCTTGGCGCGATGAAAAAATAA
- the ykgO gene encoding type B 50S ribosomal protein L36 — translation MQVLSSLASAKKRHKDCKIVRRHGRVFVICKSNPRFKAVQG, via the coding sequence ATGCAGGTACTGAGTTCTCTGGCTTCGGCCAAAAAGCGCCACAAAGATTGCAAAATCGTCCGCCGCCACGGCCGCGTATTTGTGATCTGCAAAAGTAACCCACGCTTTAAAGCGGTACAGGGTTAA
- a CDS encoding metal ABC transporter substrate-binding protein, producing MKKLPIVMALSAALIAPGVMAKTVQVVASFTVLADIVKNVGGEHVAVKSLVGPNGDPHSFEPTPKDSQALARADLVVVSGLGLEGWMDRLINASGYKGRTLVASTGIDTRKMEEDGQTITDPHAWNSMQNGVVYATNVMNALIAADPDDAAAIRKSGQAYIQQLQQLDSWAQQTLAAVPQQQRKVLTSHDAFGYFGQRYGVSFLSPVGFSTESEASASDVAGLITQLKKEHIHTYFIENQTDPRLVQQIASATGAKSGGELYPEALSEKGGKADSYVAAFKHNVNAMVAGMK from the coding sequence ATGAAAAAATTACCAATCGTGATGGCGCTGTCTGCAGCGTTAATTGCCCCGGGCGTGATGGCGAAAACCGTGCAGGTGGTCGCCAGCTTTACCGTGCTGGCGGACATCGTAAAAAACGTCGGCGGTGAACACGTGGCGGTGAAGAGCCTGGTCGGCCCGAACGGCGATCCGCACAGCTTCGAACCGACGCCGAAGGACAGCCAGGCGCTGGCGCGCGCTGATTTAGTGGTGGTCAGTGGGCTGGGGCTGGAAGGGTGGATGGATCGCCTGATTAACGCCTCAGGCTATAAAGGCAGGACGCTGGTGGCATCAACCGGGATTGATACGCGAAAAATGGAAGAGGATGGCCAGACCATCACCGATCCCCACGCCTGGAACAGCATGCAAAACGGCGTTGTCTACGCGACTAACGTGATGAACGCCCTGATTGCCGCCGATCCGGACGATGCGGCGGCGATCCGTAAAAGCGGGCAGGCCTATATTCAGCAACTGCAACAGCTGGACAGCTGGGCGCAGCAGACGCTGGCCGCGGTGCCGCAGCAGCAACGTAAGGTGCTGACCAGCCACGATGCGTTTGGCTATTTCGGCCAGCGCTACGGCGTCAGCTTCCTCTCCCCGGTGGGCTTCTCTACTGAATCTGAAGCCAGCGCGTCTGACGTGGCCGGGCTGATTACCCAGCTGAAGAAAGAGCATATTCACACCTACTTTATCGAGAACCAGACCGATCCGCGTCTGGTGCAGCAGATCGCGTCGGCGACCGGGGCGAAGTCCGGCGGCGAGCTCTATCCTGAAGCCCTGAGCGAAAAAGGAGGAAAAGCCGACAGCTATGTGGCGGCGTTTAAGCACAACGTCAATGCTATGGTCGCGGGCATGAAGTAA
- a CDS encoding metal ABC transporter permease gives MMLIQPFIEFGFMRRALVACVALSLSATPLGVFLLLRRMSLVGDALSHAVLPGAAIGYLISGLSLVAMGVGGAIAGLTVALLSGAVSRFTPLREDASFAGFYLGSLALGVTLVSLRGSSVDLLHVLFGSLLAVDTPSIELVSGISSLTLLALALIYRPLVIDVFDPTFLRAQGRWTPALVHGVFLLLVVINLVAGFQVLGTLMSVGLMMLPAASARFWSRHLSGTLAAAMMLAVTASIGGLYASFWLSLPAGPAVVLGAALLFFISILFGPCGGILTARGILFKAKE, from the coding sequence ATGATGCTGATCCAGCCGTTCATCGAGTTCGGGTTTATGCGCCGCGCGCTGGTCGCCTGCGTGGCCCTGTCACTCAGCGCCACGCCGCTTGGTGTCTTTCTGCTGCTGCGACGTATGAGCCTGGTCGGCGACGCGTTGTCGCACGCGGTGCTACCCGGTGCCGCTATTGGCTACCTGATCTCCGGGCTGTCGCTGGTGGCGATGGGCGTGGGGGGCGCGATTGCCGGACTGACGGTAGCGCTGCTCTCCGGCGCGGTTAGCCGCTTTACCCCGCTGCGTGAAGATGCCAGCTTTGCCGGGTTTTACCTGGGATCGCTGGCGCTGGGCGTCACCCTGGTCTCGCTACGCGGCTCCAGCGTTGACCTGCTGCACGTGCTGTTTGGTTCCCTGCTGGCGGTTGATACCCCCTCCATCGAACTGGTCAGCGGCATCAGCAGCCTGACGCTGCTGGCGCTGGCGCTGATCTACCGCCCGCTGGTGATTGACGTGTTTGATCCGACCTTTCTGCGGGCGCAGGGGCGCTGGACTCCGGCGCTGGTACACGGCGTTTTTCTGCTGCTGGTGGTGATTAATCTGGTGGCCGGTTTCCAGGTGCTGGGCACCCTGATGAGCGTAGGGCTGATGATGTTACCGGCGGCCAGCGCCCGTTTCTGGAGCCGTCATCTCTCCGGTACCCTGGCCGCCGCCATGATGCTGGCGGTCACCGCCAGCATCGGCGGTCTGTATGCCTCATTCTGGCTCTCTTTACCTGCCGGCCCGGCGGTGGTGCTGGGGGCGGCGCTGCTGTTCTTTATTTCCATTTTATTTGGACCCTGCGGCGGCATTCTGACCGCGCGCGGCATCCTGTTTAAGGCAAAGGAGTAA
- a CDS encoding metal ABC transporter ATP-binding protein encodes MILLNSLMVGYQRQAVAPALSGEFIRGSMTALVGANGSGKSSLLKTLCGMLPPVSGSLNFTGARPQIAWLPQQADIEKSVPLTVFDLVAMGFWHRCGWFGGISRAQREQVMQALQQVRMTAFAGASPATLSGGQLQRILFARLLIQDAELLLLDEPFSGVDSDTVALLLTLLAERHRAGCTLIVVLHDMATVAEHFPQVLRLHSDRGEWRSRDDGSSGVRPVARGGACA; translated from the coding sequence GTGATTCTCTTAAACAGTCTGATGGTGGGCTACCAGCGTCAGGCAGTTGCGCCGGCGTTGAGCGGTGAGTTTATCCGCGGAAGTATGACCGCGCTGGTCGGCGCTAACGGCAGCGGCAAGTCATCGCTGCTGAAAACGCTGTGCGGCATGCTGCCGCCGGTCAGCGGTTCCCTGAACTTTACCGGTGCCCGTCCGCAGATTGCCTGGCTGCCACAGCAGGCCGACATCGAAAAAAGCGTGCCCTTAACCGTTTTCGACCTGGTGGCCATGGGGTTCTGGCATCGCTGCGGCTGGTTTGGCGGCATCAGCCGCGCACAGCGTGAGCAGGTGATGCAGGCGCTGCAGCAGGTCAGAATGACCGCGTTTGCCGGTGCGTCACCGGCGACGCTTTCCGGGGGACAACTGCAGCGGATACTGTTTGCCCGTCTGCTGATCCAGGATGCCGAACTGCTGTTGCTGGATGAACCCTTCAGCGGCGTCGACAGCGACACCGTCGCCCTGCTGCTGACGCTGCTGGCCGAGCGCCACCGCGCGGGATGTACGCTGATCGTGGTGCTGCATGATATGGCAACCGTGGCTGAGCATTTTCCGCAGGTGTTGAGGCTGCATAGCGATCGCGGCGAATGGCGCAGCCGCGATGACGGCAGCAGCGGTGTACGCCCGGTGGCGCGCGGAGGGGCCTGCGCATGA
- the tomB gene encoding Hha toxicity modulator TomB, protein MDEYSPKRHDIAQLKFLCENLYDESMATLGDSHHGWVNDPTSATNLQLNELIEHIAAFTVNYKIKHVEEHLLISQIDEFLDDTFMLFSNYGINVQDLQRWQKSAKRLLSIFAEDAAAGQIQPSHSF, encoded by the coding sequence ATGGACGAATACTCACCGAAAAGGCATGATATTGCCCAGCTGAAATTCTTATGTGAAAACCTGTACGATGAAAGCATGGCAACATTGGGTGACAGTCATCACGGCTGGGTTAATGATCCCACTTCAGCAACCAATTTACAGCTTAACGAGCTGATTGAACATATTGCTGCATTTACAGTGAATTACAAAATCAAGCATGTGGAAGAGCATCTTCTGATTAGTCAGATTGATGAGTTTCTCGACGATACCTTTATGTTGTTCAGCAACTATGGCATTAATGTTCAGGATCTGCAGCGCTGGCAAAAATCGGCTAAACGACTGTTAAGCATTTTTGCAGAAGACGCAGCAGCCGGCCAGATACAACCTAGCCACTCTTTCTAG
- a CDS encoding HHA domain-containing protein — MTDKMLTKTDYLMRLRRCRSIDTLERVIEKNKYELTDDELAVFYSAADHRLAELTMNKLYDKIPVAVWKFVR, encoded by the coding sequence ATGACTGACAAAATGTTAACAAAAACTGATTATCTGATGCGTCTGCGACGCTGCCGTTCGATTGATACGCTGGAACGCGTGATTGAAAAGAACAAGTACGAATTAACGGACGATGAACTGGCGGTATTTTATTCAGCGGCTGACCATCGTCTGGCTGAACTCACCATGAATAAGCTGTACGACAAAATACCCGTCGCGGTATGGAAGTTTGTTCGCTGA